One Thermodesulfobacteriota bacterium DNA segment encodes these proteins:
- a CDS encoding L-threonylcarbamoyladenylate synthase has product MTEVIKAEDPGSPERAAGVLGEGGVIVYPTETLYGIGALVTSDAAVERIFEIKGRPKDMPIPVLVRDFEMLGSIAEAPPAAERLAGKFWPGALTIILKVSGELNPVITAGTGKVAVRISAHPFVRALFEYIDVPITSTSANLSGAGNILKSSYVYETFRGKVELIIDSGNIPASKGSTIVDLAAGSPRIVREGDLSSRELKEYL; this is encoded by the coding sequence TTGACTGAAGTAATAAAAGCCGAAGACCCGGGATCGCCGGAGCGGGCCGCCGGGGTTTTAGGGGAAGGGGGCGTTATCGTCTATCCGACGGAGACCCTGTACGGGATAGGTGCGCTCGTCACGAGCGACGCCGCCGTCGAAAGGATATTCGAGATAAAGGGCCGCCCGAAGGACATGCCCATACCGGTGCTCGTGAGGGACTTCGAGATGCTCGGGTCCATAGCCGAGGCGCCGCCCGCCGCCGAACGGCTGGCCGGGAAATTCTGGCCGGGGGCGCTTACCATAATACTTAAGGTGTCGGGAGAGTTGAACCCCGTTATAACGGCGGGGACCGGGAAGGTCGCCGTAAGGATCTCGGCCCACCCGTTCGTAAGGGCGCTCTTCGAATATATAGACGTTCCCATTACATCGACGAGCGCAAACCTGAGCGGCGCGGGTAACATATTAAAATCCAGTTACGTATACGAAACATTCCGTGGTAAGGTTGAACTTATAATAGACTCTGGTAACATTCCGGCCTCGAAAGGGTCTACAATCGTGGACCTCGCCGCCGGCTCCCCCCGAATCGTGCGAGAGGGAGACCTTTCATCCCGGGAATTAAAGGAGTATTTATAG